The genomic stretch CAAGAGAAATGTTTTTATCTTTTTCTATTTTGTTAATATCTTCTTGGTTAAATTTTTGCACTTCTGCCGCAATAAAACGCATATCTTTACCAAATTTTGGCCCTAAAGCTTTAAAGTTTGGCTTAATTTGTTTGATTAAAATATCTGAAGCATCGTCTAAAATAGTAATCTCCTTTACGTTTACTTCATTTTTAATTAAGTTGGCTACTGCTAAGATTTCTTCTTTTTGTTGCGCAGTATCAACCGGAATCATAATTTTTTGTAATGGTTGACGCACTTTTATCTTTTCTTTTGCTCTTAATGATAAAACTAAAGAAGATATTGTTTGTGCATTTTCCATCTTACGTTCTAAACTCTTATCTACGAAGCTTTCGTCGAATTTTGGGAAATCTGATAAATGAATACTTTCTGATGATTCTTTACCTGTTACAGAATTTAAATCTTGATACAATCGATCCATAAAAAACGGAGCAATTGGCGCACTTAACTTAGCAATTGTATTCATACAAGTATACAATGTTTGATATGCAGAAATTTTATCTGTTTCGTAAGTTCCTTTCCAAAACCTTCTTCTACTTAAACGCACATACCAGTTACTTAAATAATCTTGTGTAAAGTCTGATATTGCTCTTGCAGCTCTTGTTGGCTCGTATTCTGAATAAAACTTATCTACTTTTGCAATTAATGTATGTAATTCAGATAAAATCCATCTATCTAATTCTGGTCTATTATCTAAAGCGATATCGTCTTCTTTGTATGCAAAACCATCAATATTTGTATATAAAGTAAAGAATGAATAGGTGTTGTAAAGTGTACCGAAGAATTTACGCTTCACCTCTTCTATACCGTCTAAATCAAATTTTAAATTGTCCCAAGGATTTGCATTAGAAATCATGTACCAACGTGTTGCATCTGCACCGTATGTTGATAATGTTGTAAAAGGATCTGTTGCATTACCTAAACGTTTAGACATTTTATGTCCGTTTTTGTCTAAAACTAATCCGTTAGAAACAACATTTTTATAAGCTACAGAATCAAAAACCATTGTTGCAATTGCATGTAACGTATAAAACCAACCTCTTGTTTGGTCTACTCCTTCTGCAATAAAGTCTGCCGGAAAAGATTCGTTACCATCAATTTTCTGTTTATTTTCGAACGGATAATGCCATTGAGCATAAGGCATAGAACCAGAATCGAACCAAACATCTATTAAATCGCTTTCTCTTTTCATTGGTTGCCCAGAAGCAGAAACTAAAGTAATTTGATCTACAATGTTTTTGTGTAAATCTAATTTCGCATAGTTTTCATCAGAATTGTTATCAACTTCAAAATCTTCGAAAATATCTTTTGCTAAAACGCCAGCTTCTATAGCTTTTGCCATTTCTTGTTTTAATTCTTTTACAGAACCAATACAAATTTCTTCTTTACCATCTTCTGTTCTCCAGATTGGTAACGGAATTCCCCAATAACGAGATCTAGATAAATTCCAATCGTTTGCATTTGCCAACCAATTACCAAAACGGCCAGTACCTGTAGATTCTGGTTTCCAATTAATGGTTTTGTTTAACGAGTGCATTTTATCTTTTACATCTGTTACTTTAATAAACCAAGAATCTAATGGATAATATAAAATTGGTTTATCTGTACGCCAGCAATTAGGATAACTATGTTTGTATTTTTCTACTTTAAAAGCTTTATTTTCATTCTTTAACTTTAGCCCTAAACGTTCATCTACAGATAAATATTTATCTTGATTTTTTAGAACTTCTGTTAAATTCTCTTTCTGAATTTTTAATTCTTCTTCTAAATCTTTTTCATTTAAATACTCTGCTTTTACATATTCTCCTGCAAAACCATAAATATCATCTTTAATTTCTTTTCTAAATCTACCTTGTAAATCTACTAAAGGAACTAAATTATCATTCTCGTCTTTTATTAATAAAGGCGGAATCTCTGGTGAAGCTTGTTTTGCTACTAAAGCATCATCGGCACCAAAAGTAGGTGCAGTATGTACAATACCTGTACCATCTTCTGTGGTTACAAAATCTCCAGAAATTATTCTAAAAGCGTCTTGTTTGTTTTCAAACTTACAACCGTAATCTAATAATTGCTCGTATTTAATACCAACTAAATCTTTACCAACAAATTCTTTAACAATGTAAAAAGGAATCTTTTTATCACCAGCATTGTATGCTTTTAACTCTTCTAATGTTTCAACTTCAACATTGTTTTTACCACCAAATTGTTTACCAACTAATTTCTTAGCCAACACAACTTTTGTTGGTTTAAATGTATACTGGTTATAAGTATCTACTAAAACGTATTCTATTTTTGGGCCAACAGTTAATGCTGTATTACTTGGCAATGTCCATGGTGTTGTTGTCCAAGCAATAAAGTTAATTGCACCTTCATTTTGTAAAAATTCTGGCAATGTACTTTCTATTGCTTTAAATTGTGCAACAATAGTTGTATCTGTTACATCTTGGTAAGTTCCGGGTTGATTTAACTCGTGAGAACTTAATCCTGTACCAGCTTTTGGCGAATATGGCTGTATTGTATATCCTTTGTAAATTAACTTTTTACTGTAGATTTCTTTTAACAACCACCAAACAGACTCCATATATTTAGGTTCGTAGGTAATGTATGGATCTTCCATATCTACCCAATAACCCATTTTCTGCGTTAAATCATTCCAAATATCTGTATAACGCATTACTGCTTTTCTACATGCCGCGTTATAATCTTCTACAGAAATCTTTTTACCAATATCTTCTTTTGTGATGCCTAACTCTTTTTCTACACCTAATTCTATAGGTAGACCATGCGTATCCCAACCAGCTTTTCGCTTCACTTGGTAACCTTTCATGGTTTTGTAACGTGGAAAAATATCTTTAATAGCACGTGCTAAAACATGGTGAACTCCTGGAAGACCATTTGCAGACGGTGGTCCTTCGAAGAATACAAAAGGTTCTGCACCTTCTCTTGTTGTTACACTTTTTTCAAATATGTTATTTTCTTCCCAGTAGTTAAGAATTTCTTCTGCAACTTTTGGTAAGTCAAGACCTTTATATTCAGGAAATTTCGCGCTCATTTTCTTTCTTTTCTTATAAGAATGCGAAATTAATCATTTTCTTGTAATTCTTAGATTTATGGCAAAAAAAAAGAGCCTAATTAAAGGCTCTTCTAATTTGTTTGTATTTTTAGCTACATTTTTATGATAACAAACTCTGTTCTTCTATTTGCTTGATGTTGTTCTTCTGAGCATTTAACAGTATTTGTATGGCTATTATTATCTACACAATTGTTAACCAATCTTGTTTCTCCGAA from Polaribacter marinaquae encodes the following:
- the ileS gene encoding isoleucine--tRNA ligase; the encoded protein is MSAKFPEYKGLDLPKVAEEILNYWEENNIFEKSVTTREGAEPFVFFEGPPSANGLPGVHHVLARAIKDIFPRYKTMKGYQVKRKAGWDTHGLPIELGVEKELGITKEDIGKKISVEDYNAACRKAVMRYTDIWNDLTQKMGYWVDMEDPYITYEPKYMESVWWLLKEIYSKKLIYKGYTIQPYSPKAGTGLSSHELNQPGTYQDVTDTTIVAQFKAIESTLPEFLQNEGAINFIAWTTTPWTLPSNTALTVGPKIEYVLVDTYNQYTFKPTKVVLAKKLVGKQFGGKNNVEVETLEELKAYNAGDKKIPFYIVKEFVGKDLVGIKYEQLLDYGCKFENKQDAFRIISGDFVTTEDGTGIVHTAPTFGADDALVAKQASPEIPPLLIKDENDNLVPLVDLQGRFRKEIKDDIYGFAGEYVKAEYLNEKDLEEELKIQKENLTEVLKNQDKYLSVDERLGLKLKNENKAFKVEKYKHSYPNCWRTDKPILYYPLDSWFIKVTDVKDKMHSLNKTINWKPESTGTGRFGNWLANANDWNLSRSRYWGIPLPIWRTEDGKEEICIGSVKELKQEMAKAIEAGVLAKDIFEDFEVDNNSDENYAKLDLHKNIVDQITLVSASGQPMKRESDLIDVWFDSGSMPYAQWHYPFENKQKIDGNESFPADFIAEGVDQTRGWFYTLHAIATMVFDSVAYKNVVSNGLVLDKNGHKMSKRLGNATDPFTTLSTYGADATRWYMISNANPWDNLKFDLDGIEEVKRKFFGTLYNTYSFFTLYTNIDGFAYKEDDIALDNRPELDRWILSELHTLIAKVDKFYSEYEPTRAARAISDFTQDYLSNWYVRLSRRRFWKGTYETDKISAYQTLYTCMNTIAKLSAPIAPFFMDRLYQDLNSVTGKESSESIHLSDFPKFDESFVDKSLERKMENAQTISSLVLSLRAKEKIKVRQPLQKIMIPVDTAQQKEEILAVANLIKNEVNVKEITILDDASDILIKQIKPNFKALGPKFGKDMRFIAAEVQKFNQEDINKIEKDKNISLDVNGKNITLELSDVEISSKDIEGWLVANEGSLTVALDVTITEELRKEGVARELVNRIQNARKDTGLEVTDKIKLTVLNFENLQKSILDNKDYIMSETLTKELVFVDELTNGTEIEFDTIKSRILIEKM